atcAAACTTTTTAGATAAACTTTTCAGTGCACGTCATGCTAAGCAAGAGGGACGAAGCGAGCCAGGGTAGCATACACAGACTCCTTAACGCAGGAGCAAAATCCAGGCTTTCGACACTTAACTTGAAAGTGAAACaggtcaaatgcaacaaaatgcgcaCCTGGCAAGCAATGAAGcgtacaagcatattcaaagGTAAAAAATGCATACAGAGTGTGCAAGCAGTACAGTTAGGAACTGTAAAAGCTGTGTCGTCAGGATGTCTGTTTCACTCAttcaataacaaaaatgtatttatacatttttcacatttttttgtacaagagaactctcccctaatgcatgtcacttttagagccattttaagccacaaaaacggccagaagtgcatttgataagagctcggcagagatcatagatggaaaaatcacacataacaggaaggaggaagtgagagagcgtggaggagtgtagcgtgcaaaaGGTTAtgtattgtagggaaatttgctgcttggtggaaaagatgctgatgagagAGAGTGTACTACCATAATGCTACAAAGTCCTTCTCTGAGGGGGGGGCAGATGGGTCCGCTGAGTTTTTAAGTTTCAGCACAAACCTGTCGGAGAGCACAAAGGATCACAACAGCATCGGAATTTCAATCTTAAGGGCTGTGTACTGAAAGGAGAGCTCACTTGAGGAGCTCCACGGTCTCAGCAAACATGGTGTAGGAAGACATCGATATCCGGGGGTCCTTTTCCATTGCGATGCCGCTCTCCACAAAAAACATGGCAGCGTCAAGGTAGTTGAAGGCTTTGCTGAGCTTGTCGGACTAAAAGAAAGAGGAGCAACAAACCCTTTTTGGTTAACCGACTGTAGAGATGTAAGAGGATGGATTTAGTGTCAAACCTCTGAATCTGCTTTGTGCTTCAGTCTTTTGGCCTCCTTGATGTAGTGCTTCACTGGATACTTCCTGCGAGGAAGTCACTTTGTAAACAAATGAAGCTACTGCTGTCGTTGTGCATTGTTTAATCGTACCTGTCCTCAGACTGGAGCAAGGGCCTCGGGGGTTGTTGCTTGGGAGCCTGTGTAGATGGCTTCTAAGGATTTTACAAGATGAAGATTAGGAACATCTGGCAACTCGCAACAACGTCCTCTCAGCTTGTCAGTTACCTTCTGTTGTGGCGTGTGCCTTGTTCGGCTGCTCTTGTGCTTGCACGAGTCTCTGCTCTTTGGGGCGTCCTTGCGAGTCTCTACGCCAGACACTTTGTGCACTTTGGAGTCTTTGGTTTTTTGGTGCTGCAGCAAATCCACACTGTTTTTCTTAGCCTTCTTTTGCTTCTGGTCATCTGATTGGTTGCTGCAACCTCTGAAGGGGAAAGGATAGAAGAGCCGAGTGCATGAACACAATGCTGCGCACAATAACACTAGAGCAGGTTTAACTGAAGTACTTAGTTTTCACCAAGCGATTCAATTCGTTTCAGTTTGGAGGTGTATGGAATTTTTTCGCATTTAAATCAAAATATGGGAAGGGTACAAAGATAGTTTGCTTTTTggccgcaatgtagcgaggaacGACTGCATTCTTGCGACAAACCCaggcaacatttttatttccaCAAAATACTTCCCGGGTGCGTCATCCTCTTAACACAATTGAAGACCcctctaaataaaaaatgacaaaataataaaaaaaaaaagagtagtcTCATTCCGAAAACAGGCATTAGCTGAACATTGCTAATCAAAACAACAGCACCTACAGAGCCACATAAACagtaaatgacttaaaagtgctttatatAACTTCCTTGCACTTGTCTGCTTCTTGAATTTTGTTGCGTTTCACTTAAGCTATCAGAATATGACGGTAACCTGTTCTTTGTTGATTTCACTGGCAGGTTAAACTGTGTTGCACTCTTACAATGTCACAGATGCAGCTTACACTTAAGTAGAAAAACAAGCCAGGGTCTACCATTCCAAACTACACCATGGCAAACTAAGCCGTGTGGTAGAAACATGGCAATAGATAACCTACTCCACTTTGACCGAGGACTCCTGGTTGGATGAGGTCATCTTTTTCTCCAGCTTCCGCTTCTTCCTGGGAAGAGTTCTGTCATCCGACTCCGCCTGGAAGTTGTCAATAACAAGTTTATATGCAAAGAGGACATTACTGGTAGCATGCATGTGTGCTATAGCTTAAACTTCCCACATTGTGAGGTAAACTCTTCTTGCTGGCTTTAGGTTGCTTGCGGGCCTCTGTCTTGTGTTCGGATGTGTGCAAAGTTCTCTCAGCATTCTTGGGTGTCACTTGTGGGACTCTAGAAAGCAGACTTAGATCGATCTTTACCAGCAGGGATGTAACAGGTCTGTTGTGGATGTTCAAAGAAGACTTGGAAACGCGTCCAGACTTCTTGCTGGACTTGTGGGTTGTAGAGGACGGTGCTTTGGGAATCATTTTGGCCTCTTTATGACAGACGACTTCTACGTTAGGTTTGCTACAGCTGGTTCTGActagtggcgcaggagaagggtGGTCGGGACGGGCGGGATTTTGGGGGCGGCAGGAGCAGGGGTCGGGGTGTCTGGCGCCACAAGACAGACAATCACGTTGGACCTGGACCACCTCAGGCCTGTGATTGGATTCAGTCTTCTCTTTGTCTGGTACTTTAAAAGTCCTCTCACTGCTGCTTTTAGAGTCACTGCTTTTTTTGTAACGTCCCATTTTCGTTTTGACCTTGGGTTTGTCTGAGATAGAGAGTACCATGGCGTCCTCACATGTTACATTGTGTGCCGCTTCAGTGTGATCCTTCGCTGGTTTGTGTGCAATGCCCGAATGTTTCTTGGAGCTGGTACAACCATTCATGTCGGCGGCAGAATTTTGGCATAAACTCTCATGAGAACTCTCGACAGACGGCTGCACATTGGGAAGGTTTCCACCAAAGTCTTTTGGTGGTTTCGACTCACCGACGGGGTCGGTCGTCTCCACATTTGAGTGTTTGGAACTTTGAAGGGGCTGCGGCGGTTCGTGAGCGGGACTCTCGCAGACTTTTGAGACACTTTGGCTTTCATTGCCGGAGTTCTGTTGACTGGAGCGGATCCAGTTCCCCAACTGCCAGTCGCCATgggatgctgctgctgcatcaggctattaaaaaaatagcaattaAGACGTGCAAAAGAGCAAAAGCAATATACCGCATACACCTAGACATTTTAGTAGCGACACTTGTAATGACATGCAATACACTGggttctctacttacgaacatccgacttgcgaacattcggagatacaaacgcaagctgactggtctatattttcatgtattttgtcgaaaattgcgatattttgtcatttgaatttgttcAAAAATGGCGCTCTACAGTGCTACCGCTTACCATCTAcaaggagaagaaaaggaagaccatACAAACTTCCATTGAAAGCTTCTTCAAACGTAGATCTGCTACTCCTGCACCGTCGTCACCAAGTGACTCGCCACCAATGCCTACACCTTCCACCTCAGTAGTTTCCCCtgaactacctcttttagaagagtctaacgatgacgatgatttctccttttttcaataactcctcctgcaccactaccaccaccaacaacgtatgctcgaccactgctccttaaaggtaaataacatttatcattatgtattattatcatcatatttattattattgtttttttcattaattatcctcgtttaatattactactacatccaaactcatatttacatacatacacatatatgaatatatgtatacacgtacatgtagtacctatatcattggtaaattaccttttgtttGACTtatgaacaaatcgacttgcgaacggtcgtctggaaccaattgtgtttttaAGTTGGGAACCTAGTGTACAAGAAAAGCCTTTACAAAACTCCGATACTTCCTCAAATattgggggtgtttttttttttacacaactgAAGAGAAGACCAGGCATCTGTAAGGATAAGATGTTTTTgtacaggtgagctggagcctataccagctgacaaAAGCACATACAGGCCACCAACCACTTAGCCGTACATTTTTATGATCTAACttcatatttttatatcttatatatttcaaaacctacctaaataaatacaaaaataaaatgaaaaatattaaatacaaataatatgaaCGCAAATGAATAAAGCAGATAAAttaatatacttaataataattattaggtATTGTATTACGGTATTTTAagtgtaatattatttttattattgttttattgtgataatttatcattatcatgaagtatgttgtatttgtaaaaatggGTCCAAAATAATGAATCAAGAATTTTAAAAGCTTtatttttcctgtttatttGAGGCGAAAGTGGATGACATTCCCAGTGATTAATCGAGGCACAGCTTCTATTGGAGCAcaggccactatttgagaatATACCGAGTACAGTAAAAAGGCACGCAGGAAATCTGACAGAATCATGAATTCaaattgaaaatgaatttgaTTCCGCCCATTTATATAGATCTGTCATCAAATTCAATTAGTTATTCCATTGCACTCCTCATTATATCGTTATTATATTGGTAAAAGCATAATTTTTACTATGGCTCTTGTATTGGCGCTCATCAgagatgtacctaatgaagtgtccatgaTTTGCAAGCATAAACTGTTCATACACCACCAGCCAAAGGTTTGacaacactttctcattcaaaagCACGAGAAAGAGAGAGCGTAAACTTTACTGTATAAAAATTTACCTCGGTTTTGGAGCTGCTCAGTGGCAGCCTGCAAGGCTCCTCACTGTCAGAATCGGATCTGGAGCTACTGTCTGAGTCGCTGGAACTTGCAGATTCCACGCCACTGGAGTGACCCTCTTTGTGCGGGCtgcagcaaaacaacaacaaaaaaagtactGGATcacaaagacttttttttttttaacagaagaACACCATGTCCACGACTATGTTGGTAAAAAGGAAAACAGTAGCTgattttgagtttttttgtgATGAATTCCAGAAGCATTCCACATCTAATAGGCAAATGATGGACAATTTAATTTAATCACAACAGAACATTGTTGTGGAAATGGCGGATTAGTCAGCGGGTTCATGTGAGTTCAATAACTGTCTGCTGCTCATAGTTTCCATCTTTGGTATTATTGTGAAATAAGGATTAGAGGGGGCGGGGGGAAAGGACTCACAATGAGGAGCTTTGCACGTTGAGATGGGTGGGATCTCCAGAAGACAGTGCATGGCATTCTGGAAAAGAAACAAGGCAAACATTAATCAAGCATCAAAGAAGTAGAACATAAATGAAGGTATAAATAAATGAACCTGCAGCCAAACATGAGCATCCAAAGGCCCTTTGGTTCATAATTCATTAGAGCATACAAAGGTCAGATTCCTCACTACGAGCTAGCAGCTTTGCAGTCTTTGAGCATTCACACTAACACAGAAACGTGCGCCCAGAATGTTTGTTTGGATCTCACCAACCTCAGAAATTCCACACCTGTTGCACAAACAAatttgggacttttttttttgcacagtgtTATTTCAGGTACAATGGAATTTGTGATGTACAGTGAGGAATCTGTTAAGGTACACAAACACTTATATACTTATACTTATAAAAACTtataaacacataaataagGCTTGAAACAAGactatattttaaaatacatgtcATATgtgcattattgttttttttaaattattgtatttGATATAGGCCACAGACTGATTGAGcacccaagaagaagaagactgtagaatataaaatgaaaaaaaatgagccgTCACGAGTCCCTGCatctaaacaaagaataataggattgtaaaggtgagtctatgggtgctatttcatgtctacaggactctcaTAAGgttaaaaacaggattttataaagtcctaaacaggttttcactacaaaactattcaatttattaacattgaatcctatatcgcaggaattaaccgctataaaagAGGGACGACTCTATTTAATTTTGCTTATGTGTGTCAGTTGCCAACGACAGTTTCTCATTTGCATGTTCCACACTGAAGTAACATGAATGCTCCTTATCCTTTTTTATTCTGCACTCCTACTGTATTTTAATACTGTAGCTTCATGACTCACTCTGCCCCAGACATGAAGAGACTTGCTCTGCTTCCTGTGAGGACACACAAAAAGCAACACAAGAAAGGAGCGTTAAAGTGGGTCATTACTGTGTGTGATTCATTTACTGTAGATGTtggcatttatatatatatatatatatatatatatatatataaataaataaatataagaaaacaagtGTCGCAGCGTGATCCCAAGATTTCCaaaacgtgtgtgtgcgtttgtgtggtATCTGACAGTTTGACCGGAAAGTGACACCAGTGCACAGCTCATTAAGAGCTTAAAGGGAGACAGGGCTCTTCTGGGAATGAACATGCTCGGTAAATGATCCGACAACAACGCACAGCTGAAGAGTTTCTGCTTCTACTCTGCTCCCCGTGCTTTGTAAATACGCTTGAAGGAAGCTTGCTGCAGAGTGGCCAGTGGTGGACACTTGTAAGCCTCTCAAGAAAGTTAGACAATACGTAagacatttttgttattgtgtctATACAATTTTAAcagtggctaacttcttttaacacttgtatgactattaagaatgttaaaatgttacctgGAAGGTatttatattttggttaaattgaacttttttttattttattttatttaaatacacaAGACTGTGATGGCGGACAGCGGCTGTTACCTTGGCTTGGGCTTCGTCAGAGTTAGGGACGTGTATGGCGGTCAGAAGGGGAGGCCAGGAGTGAGTCATCTcctacaaacacaaaaaaatataaaaataataacattgttTACATCTTGATATAGCCTTCAACAATAGTCATGGCACGAGCCAACTATCATCAATGAAGGTACAATTTTACCTTCAAGATGTCTTCAACACTCAGTGCTTCATCTGTCCTTGTCTACAAACAAAGGTAAGGGCTTAGTTACAAGTACATGACATTTATATATCGCACAATTCAGCATGTCCAAAAGGCAGTAGGGAGACGCACGGCTTATTTAGGATTGAAgataaacaataacaataaaataataaaaggaatAAATAGTAATAAGGACTTGTTTAAGAAGACTAATGTGTCTATATCTGAGAGAACGTTttcaatattcaatttattgaaAACTTATACCTTAAGGTAAAAGATCAGATTGGGAGATATGATGGTAGTAGGGGCGCTTATCATCCAACATGCGAGTCCTATTGATTTGTGGTGAACAAAGGTTACACACTTTGTTCGCACTCGTACTTGGCGACACATTTAACAGGGAAAACACCCTGTTGTCTACTTTACAGTATATCAGGCAAAAGGTCACCTGATTATAGAAGTAGCCAAAGACAAAAAGCATTGCATTGCATCAGAGCTGTCAAATCATTTGCTCTTTCTGCTACAGGCCAATGCAAACATTCCAAGTGAAGAAAGACCGATACCTACGCAAGATCTTCCTTGTGTTTCAAATGAGAGCAGAGTGAAATCTTCACCACCAGATCCAGCCCAGATTTCGCTACTACAAAAACTCACGAGGATGTAAAAACTACAAATATGACACAACAGGCAGTATCAGTGCAGCATTGTTGTAAAGGCCTCTCTCAGTTTTCCCTGCACAGCCTTTGAGATATGCTCCACGGGCCACTTATGTCAATTGGTGACGAAAGATTGTTTATTGTTCCGCAGCCCGCGCGTGACATCATAATAGATGGCAGAGGTCAAAACACCCCCCATACACGCACACATAGAATAGCAAAGGGGCCAGGTAcactgagattcccagccctactccaaATACTTGAttcggcccagcctcacccagactctacctccagtggcccccagtgaaatggagtttgagacccctgatgtagagtaTTCATCACTTCTTGAATAAAATGAGGCATTTCCCTCTTtgggccatcacttcataacacaaCTCTGTAATACGACAACTTTGCCTTACACAATTCAAAATAAGTTGTAAAAGTATGCATGATTCGTGCTGTTCTAATAaaaagtatgtacagtatcatttgtgttgatatcggatcaatatcagtatcagatgatattcaaggctgcaatatcaggTATcagatcggaagtgaaaaagtcgGGACAATCCTACTTACGTGGCAGTTACACATCGCTGGTGAGGAGCGCTAATTAGCTATATGGTACACCTTCATTACGTACGCAAATGTACTCGCAGGTAATTGAGTGTGCCACGGGTTAGTACtttgtgtattgttttgtgTGCCGATTTCTATTATGAAAGTTGGCAGTTATGATTAAAAACTGGTGAGGAGCGATCGCTTTATAATCCTTCCCTCATACGTCTCTGTTGCACAGCCAACCGTGCCAGGCCCTGGCCCAATTCTTCCAATTGTACCAATTGTACTTGAACGTTTATCAGAGCGCTGACACAAGCCAAACGTGGCAGACTTTTGATGTCGAGTTGGCCCGAGGGCTGTCATACAATAGTGCCAACCTCTTCCACCTGTGTTTGAGACCGGATTGAAGCGCCCACACTCGCAAAACAACCAGAC
This Dunckerocampus dactyliophorus isolate RoL2022-P2 chromosome 17, RoL_Ddac_1.1, whole genome shotgun sequence DNA region includes the following protein-coding sequences:
- the aff1 gene encoding AF4/FMR2 family member 1 isoform X1 translates to MASQPSLYDEERNRLRLQAWEQRNQGTSQVKELSAENVPLFGVPYKTNRGDELSDRIQRMLGSYEDVNNPSDPSVYIIFTQPTSDKPGKPPVQDQTHHISSQTNTIPSSNGYPLQPMTDAPTAPSSPNHQRDTVTLPKGSLDHLMGQKKKDEASSDLREHPSTPQERSAQFPDVKPLPFLHSNDPKVALAKGTFDSCQESTEPPSAATTVDVSTFNLKQSPADASQMHQPGKSGNSLLSQNFPPLSSSKQPSIAMTQKPTAYVRPMDGQDQMLSGSPKLKPSPEPYVPLQEIHKANRGKTKVLPQYLETRTDEALSVEDILKEMTHSWPPLLTAIHVPNSDEAQAKEAEQVSSCLGQKCHALSSGDPTHLNVQSSSFPHKEGHSSGVESASSSDSDSSSRSDSDSEEPCRLPLSSSKTEPDAAAASHGDWQLGNWIRSSQQNSGNESQSVSKVCESPAHEPPQPLQSSKHSNVETTDPVGESKPPKDFGGNLPNVQPSVESSHESLCQNSAADMNGCTSSKKHSGIAHKPAKDHTEAAHNVTCEDAMVLSISDKPKVKTKMGRYKKSSDSKSSSERTFKVPDKEKTESNHRPEVVQVQRDCLSCGARHPDPCSCRPQNPARPDHPSPAPLVRTSCSKPNVEVVCHKEAKMIPKAPSSTTHKSSKKSGRVSKSSLNIHNRPVTSLLVKIDLSLLSRVPQVTPKNAERTLHTSEHKTEARKQPKASKKSLPHNVAESDDRTLPRKKRKLEKKMTSSNQESSVKVEGCSNQSDDQKQKKAKKNSVDLLQHQKTKDSKVHKVSGVETRKDAPKSRDSCKHKSSRTRHTPQQKKPSTQAPKQQPPRPLLQSEDRKYPVKHYIKEAKRLKHKADSESDKLSKAFNYLDAAMFFVESGIAMEKDPRISMSSYTMFAETVELLKFVLKLKNSADPSAPPSEKDFVALCLKCQALLQMAMFRDKHKTALKYSKTLTDHFSNSTLDASAFTTKGPGTPSSPMASIPSPACSASKHGGSAAGPASATMAVPLAVQQVALSYINITMLVLSAHDLWEQAEEMASKGSGVLAELDALMGPVSLTSCVSAMVRYTRQGVLWLRTDSQKN
- the aff1 gene encoding AF4/FMR2 family member 1 isoform X2 produces the protein MASQPSLYDEERNRLRLQAWEQRNQGTSQVKELSAENVPLFGVPYKTNRGDELSDRIQRMLGSYEDVNNPSDPSVYIIFTQPTSDKPGKPPVQDQTHHISSQTNTIPSSNGYPLQPMTDAPTAPSSPNHQRDTVTLPKGSLDHLMGQKKKDEASSDLREHPSTPQERSAQFPDVKPLPFLHSNDPKVALAKGTFDSCQESTEPPSAATTVDVSTFNLKQSPADASQMHQPGKSGNSLLSQNFPPLSSSKQPSIAMTQKPTAYVRPMDGQDQMLSGSPKLKPSPEPYVPLQEIHKANRGKTKVLPQYLETRTDEALSVEDILKEMTHSWPPLLTAIHVPNSDEAQAKEAEQVSSCLGQKCHALSSGDPTHLNVQSSSFPHKEGHSSGVESASSSDSDSSSRSDSDSEEPCRLPLSSSKTEPDAAAASHGDWQLGNWIRSSQQNSGNESQSVSKVCESPAHEPPQPLQSSKHSNVETTDPVGESKPPKDFGGNLPNVQPSVESSHESLCQNSAADMNGCTSSKKHSGIAHKPAKDHTEAAHNVTCEDAMVLSISDKPKVKTKMGRYKKSSDSKSSSERTFKVPDKEKTESNHRPEVVQVQRDCLSCGARHPDPCSCRPQNPARPDHPSPAPLVRTSCSKPNVEVVCHKEAKMIPKAPSSTTHKSSKKSGRVSKSSLNIHNRPVTSLLVKIDLSLLSRVPQVTPKNAERTLHTSEHKTEARKQPKASKKSLPHNAESDDRTLPRKKRKLEKKMTSSNQESSVKVEGCSNQSDDQKQKKAKKNSVDLLQHQKTKDSKVHKVSGVETRKDAPKSRDSCKHKSSRTRHTPQQKKPSTQAPKQQPPRPLLQSEDRKYPVKHYIKEAKRLKHKADSESDKLSKAFNYLDAAMFFVESGIAMEKDPRISMSSYTMFAETVELLKFVLKLKNSADPSAPPSEKDFVALCLKCQALLQMAMFRDKHKTALKYSKTLTDHFSNSTLDASAFTTKGPGTPSSPMASIPSPACSASKHGGSAAGPASATMAVPLAVQQVALSYINITMLVLSAHDLWEQAEEMASKGSGVLAELDALMGPVSLTSCVSAMVRYTRQGVLWLRTDSQKN